From Novosphingobium decolorationis, one genomic window encodes:
- a CDS encoding HK97-gp10 family putative phage morphogenesis protein yields the protein MAKFKGADAHLKRLKQMREQARKQAGEMVEDLAKQHAEEAKASIVKRETPSRPGKPPREVTGELKDSIRAEKTGPTSARSIADAPHALSLEFGTEEMKGRPFMRPAANTVRKDIREKGKAAVKRTQTD from the coding sequence ATGGCGAAATTTAAAGGGGCAGATGCGCACCTCAAACGGCTGAAACAGATGCGGGAGCAGGCGCGTAAGCAGGCGGGCGAAATGGTTGAAGATCTTGCGAAGCAGCACGCGGAGGAGGCGAAGGCATCTATCGTGAAACGCGAAACGCCATCGCGGCCCGGCAAGCCCCCGCGCGAAGTCACCGGCGAACTCAAAGATTCGATTCGCGCGGAGAAAACTGGACCCACCAGCGCCCGTTCGATAGCCGACGCTCCTCATGCCCTCTCTCTCGAATTTGGCACCGAGGAAATGAAAGGGCGCCCGTTCATGCGACCCGCTGCGAACACGGTCCGCAAGGATATTCGAGAGAAGGGGAAAGCCGCTGTGAAGCGCACGCAGACAGACTGA
- a CDS encoding host attachment protein, with translation MLLPHGTMFALVDGENFELYRNAGKEASPELTAVDVPDLAPTNYSAGMKDHDAGSRYPANPKDRTSRLDEAAHVAAVTHWLNKQAMENHMDKLVVIADPKSLGEMRRHYHKTLEATILEEVPKTLTGRSGPEIVAALRA, from the coding sequence ATGCTCTTGCCCCATGGAACGATGTTTGCGCTGGTCGACGGGGAGAACTTCGAACTCTACCGCAACGCAGGGAAGGAAGCCTCGCCCGAGCTGACCGCGGTCGACGTGCCCGATCTTGCGCCCACCAACTACAGCGCCGGGATGAAGGACCACGACGCGGGCTCGCGCTATCCCGCCAACCCCAAGGACCGCACCTCGCGTCTTGATGAGGCCGCCCATGTCGCGGCGGTGACGCACTGGCTCAACAAGCAGGCCATGGAAAACCACATGGACAAGCTGGTAGTCATCGCGGACCCGAAATCGCTGGGCGAGATGCGCCGCCACTACCACAAGACGCTGGAAGCCACGATCCTGGAGGAAGTGCCCAAGACCCTCACGGGACGTTCCGGCCCCGAGATCGTCGCCGCACTGCGGGCCTGA
- a CDS encoding S10 family peptidase codes for MKRFTSLAAASLLVLAHPALAQKGEGPDAAREHDKAVAEEVAAGWASAPVEEISKTAKGSVNVDGRSIAYTATAGTLTIRDAKGKPTQSIFYTAYTAPGKNRPVTFFYNGGPGSASLWLRMGSFAPTHVRTSDPIAVAPAPYDVGPNPDSLIGSTDMVFLDAPGSGYSRALGDTDPASFYGVDQDVGAFADAIQRYISKNGRWGDPKYIFGESYGTTRSGALAEEMEGRGMALNGVVLLSSIMNYGVRQSGFDNIHIGYLPSYAATAWYHNRVADRPASLAQFVEEARQFANGPYATALGKGSDITPEEEDAVARQMSRYTGLSVDFLKDANLRVDLSRFRKELLRTERETLGRFDSRYTGTDADAAGEGPEYDPSSTGITGLYISSFMDQLHTTFGYDTDLTYRRSAREAGNFDWDWSHKAPGYGYSSFQNQVDVTQDLSRAMRTNPYMRVLSLNGYYDMATPFHSTERDLKHMMLEPKLRGNLQFKYYEAGHMIYLNPEALHQMRLDLEAFYAQGR; via the coding sequence ATGAAACGATTTACGTCGCTCGCCGCCGCCTCCCTCCTCGTGCTCGCGCATCCCGCGCTGGCGCAGAAGGGCGAAGGACCGGATGCCGCGCGCGAACACGACAAGGCCGTGGCCGAGGAAGTGGCGGCTGGCTGGGCCAGCGCTCCGGTGGAAGAAATCAGCAAGACCGCCAAGGGCTCGGTCAACGTCGATGGCCGCTCCATCGCCTACACCGCGACGGCGGGCACGCTCACCATCCGCGATGCCAAGGGCAAGCCGACCCAGAGCATCTTCTACACCGCCTACACCGCGCCGGGGAAGAACCGCCCGGTCACCTTCTTCTACAACGGTGGCCCCGGCTCGGCGAGCCTGTGGCTGCGCATGGGCAGCTTCGCGCCGACCCACGTGCGCACGAGCGACCCCATAGCGGTGGCCCCTGCCCCCTATGATGTCGGCCCCAATCCCGACAGCCTGATCGGCTCGACCGACATGGTCTTCCTCGATGCTCCGGGCTCGGGCTACTCGCGCGCGCTGGGCGATACCGACCCGGCCTCGTTCTACGGCGTGGACCAGGACGTGGGCGCCTTTGCCGACGCGATCCAGCGCTACATCTCCAAGAACGGGCGCTGGGGCGATCCCAAGTACATCTTCGGCGAAAGTTACGGCACGACCCGCTCGGGCGCGCTGGCCGAGGAAATGGAAGGGCGCGGTATGGCGCTCAACGGCGTGGTCCTGCTTTCCTCGATCATGAACTACGGCGTGCGCCAGTCGGGCTTCGACAACATCCACATCGGCTATCTGCCGAGCTACGCAGCGACCGCCTGGTACCACAACCGCGTCGCCGACCGCCCCGCCTCGCTCGCCCAGTTCGTCGAGGAAGCCCGACAGTTCGCCAATGGCCCCTACGCCACCGCGCTGGGCAAGGGCTCGGACATCACGCCCGAGGAGGAAGATGCCGTCGCGCGCCAGATGAGCCGCTACACCGGCCTCTCGGTCGACTTTCTGAAGGACGCAAACCTGCGCGTCGATCTCAGCCGCTTCCGCAAGGAACTGCTGCGCACCGAGCGCGAGACGCTGGGCCGCTTCGATTCGCGCTACACCGGCACGGATGCGGATGCGGCGGGCGAAGGGCCCGAGTACGATCCCTCCAGCACGGGGATCACCGGGCTCTATATCTCCAGCTTCATGGACCAGCTGCACACGACCTTCGGGTATGACACCGACCTCACGTACCGGCGCAGCGCGCGCGAAGCCGGCAACTTTGACTGGGACTGGTCCCACAAGGCGCCGGGCTACGGCTATTCGAGCTTCCAGAACCAGGTCGACGTGACGCAGGACCTCAGCCGCGCCATGCGTACCAACCCGTACATGCGCGTGCTATCGCTGAACGGCTACTACGACATGGCAACGCCGTTCCACTCGACCGAGCGGGACCTCAAGCACATGATGCTGGAACCCAAGCTGCGCGGGAACCTCCAGTTCAAGTACTATGAGGCCGGACACATGATCTATCTGAACCCCGAAGCGCTGCACCAGATGCGCCTCGATCTCGAGGCCTTCTACGCACAAGGCAGGTAA
- the recG gene encoding ATP-dependent DNA helicase RecG, whose product MRPEALNCLFVDSESLDGVGPRIRRPLEKLGLTRIKDLAYHLPDRFVERRMVTRLDEAGIGENVIVRLTVREHRASTGRGPYRIVTEDDAGDICTIAYFGRASYTGKKQLPVGETRWVAGRIDEYGQTRQMVHPEHVSESDTAPIGQQREAVYGLSEGMTQGRMGSLVKQALEHLPELPEWIESSQMAKSDWPAWHEALREAHRGPNEPARDRLAYDELFANALALMLVRASNRSQRGTPLQGDGRLRAKLSLPFALTGAQARSIREIEGDLAQTAPMLRLLQGDVGAGKTVVALSALLIAVEAGAQGAMLAPTEILARQHYTTLRKMLEGTGVEIALLTGRDKGKAREAILMGLLDGSIQIVVGTHAIFQDAVAYHNLALVVIDEQHRFGVGQRLMLARKGRRTPHTLAMTATPIPRTLTLAQYGEMEVSRLDELPPGRQAIDTRVVSTDRMDDVVGALSRHIQSGQQAYWVCPMVTESETDDIAAAEARYEALKERFGNRVVMVHGQLKGEEKDAGMERFSSGEASLLVATTVIEVGVDVPNATLMVIEQAERFGLAQLHQLRGRVGRGSEKSTCLLLRGKALSQTGRQRLALMRETQDGFRLAEEDLQLRGGGELLGTRQSGDTPFRLASLEQITKLLPLAHDDARLLMERDGGLEGARGEAARILLYLFERDYGVQLLRGG is encoded by the coding sequence ATGCGGCCCGAAGCGCTCAACTGCCTGTTTGTCGATTCCGAGTCCCTCGACGGGGTCGGCCCCCGAATCCGCCGTCCGCTGGAAAAGCTGGGCCTGACGCGGATCAAGGATCTTGCCTACCATCTGCCCGATCGTTTCGTGGAGCGGCGCATGGTGACCCGCCTCGATGAGGCGGGGATCGGTGAGAACGTGATCGTGCGCCTGACCGTGCGCGAACATCGCGCCTCCACGGGACGCGGGCCCTACCGCATCGTCACCGAGGACGATGCAGGTGATATCTGCACGATCGCCTACTTCGGGCGCGCGTCCTACACCGGCAAGAAGCAGCTCCCGGTGGGCGAGACTCGCTGGGTGGCAGGGCGCATCGACGAGTACGGCCAGACCCGTCAGATGGTGCACCCCGAACACGTCTCGGAAAGCGATACCGCGCCCATCGGCCAGCAGCGCGAGGCCGTCTACGGTCTCTCCGAAGGCATGACACAGGGGCGCATGGGCTCGCTTGTGAAACAGGCGTTGGAGCACCTTCCCGAACTGCCCGAATGGATCGAGAGCAGCCAGATGGCCAAGAGCGACTGGCCCGCCTGGCACGAGGCCCTGCGCGAGGCGCATCGTGGCCCCAACGAGCCCGCGCGCGATCGCCTCGCCTACGATGAACTCTTCGCCAACGCGCTGGCGCTCATGCTGGTGCGCGCAAGCAACCGTTCACAGCGCGGCACGCCGCTGCAGGGCGACGGGCGCCTGCGGGCAAAACTCAGCCTGCCCTTCGCGTTGACTGGGGCGCAGGCCCGTTCGATCCGCGAGATCGAGGGGGATCTGGCCCAGACCGCGCCGATGCTGCGTCTGCTGCAGGGCGATGTCGGCGCGGGCAAGACGGTGGTTGCGCTCTCGGCGCTGCTGATCGCGGTGGAGGCCGGAGCGCAAGGCGCGATGCTCGCCCCGACCGAGATCCTCGCGCGCCAGCACTACACTACGCTGCGCAAGATGCTGGAAGGAACAGGCGTCGAGATTGCGCTCCTGACCGGGCGCGACAAGGGCAAGGCGCGTGAGGCGATCCTGATGGGCCTGCTCGACGGGTCGATCCAGATCGTGGTGGGCACCCACGCGATCTTCCAGGACGCGGTCGCCTACCACAATCTGGCCCTCGTCGTGATCGACGAGCAGCACCGCTTCGGCGTCGGCCAGCGCCTGATGCTGGCGCGCAAGGGGCGGCGCACGCCGCACACGCTGGCGATGACGGCGACCCCGATCCCGCGCACGCTGACACTGGCGCAGTACGGCGAAATGGAAGTCTCGCGGCTCGACGAACTGCCGCCCGGACGCCAGGCCATCGACACGCGCGTCGTCTCGACCGATCGGATGGACGACGTGGTCGGCGCGCTTTCGCGTCACATCCAGTCCGGCCAGCAGGCCTACTGGGTCTGCCCGATGGTGACCGAGAGCGAGACCGACGACATTGCCGCTGCCGAGGCGCGCTACGAAGCGCTCAAGGAACGCTTCGGCAACCGCGTCGTCATGGTGCACGGCCAGCTCAAGGGCGAGGAAAAGGATGCCGGGATGGAGCGCTTTTCCTCGGGCGAGGCGAGCCTTCTGGTTGCAACGACCGTGATCGAGGTCGGCGTCGATGTGCCCAACGCCACGCTCATGGTGATCGAACAGGCCGAGCGTTTCGGCCTGGCCCAGCTGCACCAGCTGCGCGGGCGTGTCGGACGTGGCTCGGAGAAATCGACCTGTCTTCTGCTGCGCGGAAAGGCGCTCAGCCAGACCGGCCGCCAGCGCCTCGCGCTGATGCGCGAGACGCAGGACGGCTTTCGTCTGGCCGAGGAAGACCTGCAGCTGCGCGGGGGCGGCGAGCTTCTCGGCACGCGCCAGTCGGGCGACACGCCCTTTCGCCTTGCCAGCCTCGAGCAGATCACCAAGCTGCTTCCGCTTGCCCACGATGATGCGCGCCTGTTGATGGAGCGCGATGGTGGCCTGGAAGGCGCGCGGGGCGAGGCGGCGCGCATTCTTCTCTATCTTTTCGAGCGCGACTACGGCGTGCAACTCCTGCGTGGGGGCTGA
- a CDS encoding EAL domain-containing protein, whose protein sequence is MTSSHPGQAERLALRLEDRLSGLPGVELVHERMAAWQAEAQENLAPVHVHAMLISLRRLDAINMAYGAAAGDGALEEIAARVSHYASEELDAPWVLTRAGGGNFLLVANISCSRERWQLLADQLSHLLSRPIAVPSGVIRLSPRFALIRTLAEEVVESMLERLGVALQAVNEQQGARLVWADGEAIPPGISTAQLEADLLGAIDRDEIEVLFQPQFSLEDDHLTGAEALARWDHPELGRIGAGALFNLAERTDHVGPLSQHIARKALWAARNWPENLRLSINVTPEDLAFESYTSQMLDLVGESGFPLRQLTLEITEQSLIADVTAAAQIMAEFSAQGIRIALDDFGAGFCNFRYLKVLPIHYIKLDRAMIEGITTDPRDVAILRAIVAMATALDLEVIAEGIERADQRDAVAREHCGYYQGFLRAQPMSVALFEKLARTEMERA, encoded by the coding sequence ATGACGTCGTCGCACCCTGGCCAGGCCGAACGCCTTGCGCTGAGACTGGAAGATCGCCTGAGCGGCCTTCCCGGCGTGGAGCTCGTCCATGAACGCATGGCCGCATGGCAGGCCGAGGCGCAGGAAAACCTGGCCCCGGTGCACGTCCACGCGATGCTCATCAGCCTGCGCCGCCTTGATGCGATTAACATGGCCTATGGTGCGGCTGCCGGCGACGGCGCGCTCGAGGAAATTGCCGCCCGGGTCAGCCATTACGCTTCGGAAGAGCTCGACGCGCCCTGGGTGCTGACCCGTGCAGGCGGCGGCAATTTCCTGCTGGTCGCCAACATCTCGTGCAGTCGTGAGCGCTGGCAGCTCCTGGCCGACCAGCTTTCGCACCTGCTTTCGCGCCCCATCGCCGTACCATCGGGGGTGATCCGCCTCTCGCCGCGGTTCGCCCTGATCCGGACGCTGGCCGAGGAAGTGGTCGAATCGATGCTCGAGCGGCTCGGCGTTGCGCTCCAGGCGGTCAACGAGCAGCAGGGCGCGCGTCTGGTCTGGGCCGATGGCGAGGCAATCCCGCCCGGCATCTCGACCGCGCAGCTCGAAGCCGACCTTCTGGGCGCGATTGACCGTGATGAGATCGAGGTCCTCTTCCAGCCGCAGTTCAGCCTGGAGGACGACCACTTGACCGGAGCCGAGGCGCTGGCGCGCTGGGACCATCCCGAATTGGGGCGGATCGGGGCAGGGGCGCTGTTCAATCTGGCTGAGCGGACAGATCATGTCGGCCCGCTGTCGCAGCATATTGCGCGCAAGGCGCTGTGGGCCGCGCGCAACTGGCCCGAGAACCTGCGGCTTTCGATCAATGTGACGCCCGAGGACCTCGCCTTCGAGAGCTATACCTCCCAGATGCTCGATCTCGTGGGAGAGAGCGGCTTTCCGCTGCGCCAGCTGACGCTCGAGATTACCGAGCAGTCGCTGATCGCCGATGTGACGGCGGCCGCGCAGATCATGGCGGAATTCTCGGCGCAGGGTATCCGCATCGCGCTCGACGACTTCGGCGCGGGCTTCTGCAATTTCCGGTACCTGAAGGTGCTGCCGATCCACTACATCAAGCTCGACCGGGCGATGATCGAGGGAATTACCACCGACCCGCGCGACGTCGCGATCCTGCGCGCGATCGTGGCGATGGCCACGGCGCTCGATCTGGAGGTGATTGCCGAGGGGATCGAGCGGGCCGACCAGCGAGACGCCGTCGCGCGCGAGCATTGCGGATACTATCAGGGTTTCCTGCGCGCCCAGCCGATGAGCGTGGCCCTGTTCGAGAAGCTGGCGCGGACCGAGATGGAGAGGGCCTGA
- the mfd gene encoding transcription-repair coupling factor, protein MTDFSRILSATSPLTLASVTRGSQPLVMADLARAAKGRAVFVADNEASMSALAEAARFFAPELQVIEFPSWDCLPYDRASPALSVSARRLAALHQLQAKRTGPQLLVTTTNALTQRVLTPFRIRESVKLLKPGLEIGHESLIALLRRQGYQRTDTAIDAGEFAVRGSIFDIVPSGLDAGLRLDFFGDELETLRLFDTNTQRSTGTVKEHLLVPASEALIDEASVKRFRTRYRELFGANATADPLYQAVSDGRRLAGMEHWLPLFEDRLVTLFDHLAPEDVMVLDSTVAGAAEERFGDIADYFRNRKETSGQKAGSYRPLATDALYLAPEELAGLTEAQPAHKADPFAQPESARVLDFGFSNARDFAPERARGDNAYEAAAKHFAALGKQGRKPILAAYSTGSRARLVSILGEASGTEPRLAETWQEALGMAVQGRAAALVLPLETGFANEALEVVTEQDILGDRLVRRKKRKKDADAFMAELAALTPGDLIVHMDHGIGRYEGLQSIPVGQSPHDCVMLTYHGGDKLYIPVENLDVLSRYGSESEGVQLDKLGGEAWQKRRARLKERIREIAGELMKTAAERALRKAPALLPDESSFNQFVDRFPWQETDDQEHAIADVLEDLGSGKPMDRLVCGDVGFGKTEVALRAAFVAAMAGQQVAVVAPTTLLARQHYSGFAERFNGFPLNVGRLSRLVPEKEARTTREGLASGNVDVVCGTHAILSKTVEFKNLGLVIVDEEQRFGVTHKEKLKQLRADVHVLTLTATPIPRTLQMAMSGLRELSTIQTPPVDRLAVRTYVMEWDDMVMREALLREHHRGGQSFIVVPRISDMPEVEQWLAKYVPEVKVIAAHGQMSASEVEERMSAFYDGKYEVLLSTTIVESGIDIPRANTIIIHRADRFGLAQLYQLRGRVGRSKLRAYAYLTTPANQALTEVSEKRLKVLGDLDSLGAGFQLASHDLDIRGAGNLLGDEQSGHIREVGFELYQSMLEDAIMAARAGGVGLEKDTTGLSPQITVDAPIMIPDDYVPDLAVRMALYRRLNDAENQEEVESLSAEMIDRFGPLPDPTANLIQLIQIKRQAIAAHIAKIDVGPRGTLVSFHNDSFPNPTGLIAYAERLKGAIKLRPDHKLVLQRAWSDPKSRLNGLFQLTKGLAGVARKAK, encoded by the coding sequence ATGACCGACTTTTCCCGCATTCTTTCCGCCACTTCGCCTCTCACGCTGGCTTCCGTCACGCGCGGCAGCCAGCCGCTGGTGATGGCCGACCTCGCGCGCGCCGCCAAGGGCCGCGCGGTCTTCGTCGCCGACAACGAGGCGAGCATGAGCGCGCTGGCCGAGGCCGCGCGCTTCTTTGCGCCCGAATTGCAGGTGATCGAGTTTCCCTCGTGGGACTGCCTGCCCTACGACCGTGCGAGCCCCGCGCTATCGGTCAGCGCCCGGCGCCTCGCCGCACTGCACCAGCTCCAGGCCAAGCGCACCGGGCCGCAGCTTCTTGTCACCACGACCAACGCGCTGACCCAGCGCGTGCTTACCCCGTTCCGCATCCGCGAATCGGTAAAGCTTCTGAAGCCGGGCCTCGAGATCGGCCACGAAAGCCTGATCGCGCTCCTGCGCCGCCAGGGCTACCAGCGCACCGACACCGCCATCGACGCGGGCGAATTCGCGGTGCGCGGCTCGATCTTCGACATCGTGCCCTCGGGCCTCGATGCCGGGCTTCGTCTCGACTTCTTCGGCGATGAGCTGGAAACACTGCGCCTCTTCGACACCAACACCCAGCGCTCGACCGGCACGGTCAAGGAGCACCTCCTCGTGCCCGCGAGCGAGGCGCTGATCGACGAGGCCAGCGTCAAGCGCTTCCGCACCCGCTATCGCGAGCTGTTCGGCGCGAATGCCACCGCCGACCCGCTCTACCAGGCGGTCAGCGACGGGCGCCGCCTGGCGGGCATGGAGCACTGGCTCCCGCTTTTCGAGGATCGCCTCGTCACCCTCTTCGACCACCTCGCGCCCGAGGACGTGATGGTCCTCGACAGCACCGTCGCAGGCGCGGCCGAAGAGCGCTTTGGCGACATTGCGGACTACTTCAGGAACCGCAAGGAAACCTCTGGACAGAAAGCGGGATCCTACCGTCCGCTGGCCACCGATGCGCTCTATCTGGCGCCCGAAGAACTGGCGGGACTGACAGAGGCCCAGCCCGCGCACAAGGCCGATCCCTTCGCGCAGCCCGAGAGCGCCAGGGTCCTCGACTTCGGCTTCTCCAACGCCCGCGATTTCGCGCCCGAACGCGCGCGCGGCGACAACGCCTACGAGGCCGCCGCCAAACACTTTGCCGCGCTCGGCAAGCAGGGCCGCAAACCCATCCTCGCCGCCTATTCGACGGGCAGCCGCGCGCGCCTCGTCTCGATCCTGGGCGAGGCTTCAGGCACTGAGCCGCGCCTTGCCGAAACCTGGCAGGAGGCGCTGGGCATGGCGGTCCAGGGCCGCGCCGCGGCGCTGGTTCTCCCGCTCGAGACCGGCTTTGCCAACGAGGCGCTCGAAGTCGTCACCGAGCAGGATATCCTGGGTGACCGCCTCGTCCGGCGCAAGAAGCGCAAGAAGGACGCCGACGCCTTCATGGCCGAGCTCGCCGCGCTGACGCCCGGCGATCTCATCGTCCACATGGACCACGGCATCGGCCGCTACGAGGGGCTCCAGTCGATCCCGGTCGGCCAGAGCCCGCACGACTGCGTGATGCTGACCTACCATGGCGGCGACAAGCTCTATATCCCGGTCGAGAACCTCGACGTCCTCTCGCGCTACGGCAGCGAATCCGAGGGCGTCCAGCTCGACAAGTTGGGCGGCGAGGCCTGGCAAAAGCGCCGCGCCCGCCTCAAGGAGCGCATCCGCGAGATCGCGGGCGAGCTGATGAAGACCGCCGCCGAGCGTGCGCTGCGCAAGGCCCCCGCGCTGCTCCCCGACGAATCGAGCTTCAACCAGTTCGTCGACCGCTTTCCCTGGCAGGAAACCGACGACCAGGAGCACGCCATCGCCGACGTCCTCGAGGACCTGGGCAGCGGCAAGCCGATGGACCGCCTCGTCTGCGGCGATGTCGGCTTCGGCAAGACCGAAGTGGCCCTTCGCGCCGCCTTCGTTGCGGCCATGGCCGGCCAGCAGGTCGCGGTGGTCGCACCCACGACCCTCCTTGCGCGCCAGCACTATTCCGGCTTTGCCGAGCGCTTCAACGGCTTCCCCCTCAACGTGGGGCGCCTCTCGCGTCTCGTCCCCGAGAAGGAAGCGCGCACCACCCGCGAGGGGCTGGCGAGCGGCAATGTCGATGTCGTGTGCGGCACCCACGCGATCCTCTCCAAGACCGTCGAGTTCAAGAACCTGGGCCTTGTCATCGTCGACGAGGAACAGCGCTTCGGTGTGACCCACAAGGAGAAGCTCAAGCAGCTGCGCGCCGACGTCCACGTCCTGACCCTCACCGCCACGCCGATCCCGCGCACGCTGCAGATGGCGATGTCGGGCCTGCGCGAGCTTTCCACCATCCAGACCCCGCCGGTCGACCGCCTTGCGGTGCGCACCTACGTGATGGAATGGGACGACATGGTGATGCGCGAGGCGCTGCTGCGCGAACACCACCGCGGCGGCCAGAGCTTCATCGTCGTGCCGCGCATCTCGGACATGCCCGAGGTCGAGCAGTGGCTGGCCAAGTACGTGCCCGAGGTCAAGGTCATCGCCGCCCACGGCCAGATGTCGGCCAGCGAAGTGGAAGAGCGCATGAGCGCCTTCTACGACGGCAAGTACGAAGTCCTGCTTTCGACCACCATCGTTGAAAGCGGCATCGACATTCCCCGCGCCAACACCATCATCATCCACCGCGCCGACCGCTTCGGCCTTGCCCAGCTTTACCAGCTGCGCGGACGTGTGGGCCGCTCCAAGCTGCGCGCCTATGCGTACCTGACGACGCCCGCCAACCAGGCGCTCACCGAAGTCTCGGAAAAGCGCCTCAAGGTGCTGGGCGATCTCGACAGCCTGGGCGCAGGCTTCCAGCTCGCCAGCCACGACCTCGACATTCGCGGCGCGGGCAACCTCCTGGGCGATGAACAGTCCGGCCACATCCGCGAGGTCGGCTTCGAGCTCTACCAGTCGATGCTGGAGGACGCGATCATGGCCGCACGCGCGGGTGGCGTGGGGCTGGAGAAGGACACCACGGGCCTCTCCCCCCAGATCACCGTCGATGCCCCGATCATGATCCCGGACGATTACGTCCCCGATCTGGCCGTGCGCATGGCGCTCTATCGACGCCTCAACGATGCGGAAAACCAGGAGGAGGTGGAATCGCTCTCGGCCGAGATGATCGACCGCTTCGGGCCCCTTCCCGATCCGACCGCCAACCTCATCCAGCTCATCCAGATCAAGCGCCAGGCGATTGCCGCCCACATCGCCAAGATCGACGTGGGCCCGCGCGGTACGCTGGTCAGCTTCCACAACGACAGCTTCCCCAACCCCACCGGCCTCATCGCCTATGCCGAGCGGCTCAAGGGCGCGATCAAGCTTCGCCCGGACCACAAGCTGGTGCTCCAGCGCGCCTGGAGCGATCCCAAGTCGCGCCTCAACGGCCTGTTCCAGCTGACCAAGGGCCTGGCCGGGGTGGCGCGCAAGGCCAAGTGA
- a CDS encoding succinate dehydrogenase assembly factor 2, translating into MTDTSSRLARLRFRAWHRGTREADYMIGCFFDRFHETWSEADMDWFETLIEEEDVEIMAWALKTEPVPEKFQGPLMDRMMKLDYVEIPY; encoded by the coding sequence ATGACTGATACCTCGTCCCGTCTCGCCCGACTTCGCTTTCGTGCCTGGCACCGTGGCACGCGCGAGGCCGACTACATGATCGGCTGCTTCTTCGACCGTTTCCACGAAACCTGGTCCGAGGCCGACATGGACTGGTTCGAGACCCTGATCGAGGAAGAGGACGTCGAGATCATGGCCTGGGCGCTCAAGACCGAGCCGGTCCCCGAAAAGTTCCAGGGCCCGCTGATGGACCGCATGATGAAGCTCGACTACGTCGAAATTCCGTACTGA
- a CDS encoding NAD kinase, translated as MSQISPSDEAVSPPLRLALILSDSAQAQTRAEELREAHPWVEPEEAEILVVVGGDGFMLHVLHEMLDKGISKPCYGINLGTVGFLMNSLHGDATVLERIHAARRIPVSPLRMHATTQSGEEFSYYAINEVSLLRETRQTAKLEIRINGRVRMGEMAGDGILVATPVGSTAYNLSANGPILPLGCRMLALTPISPFRPRRWKGAILPESAEVEFRIREPGKRPVAAVADQKEVRDVRTVRISTSTEREMTLLFDPGFTLEERIFAEQFQV; from the coding sequence ATGAGTCAGATTTCCCCTTCGGATGAAGCGGTTAGCCCGCCCTTGCGGCTCGCCCTCATCCTCTCTGACAGCGCACAGGCTCAGACCCGCGCGGAGGAGCTGCGCGAGGCCCATCCTTGGGTGGAGCCCGAGGAGGCCGAAATCCTGGTGGTCGTAGGCGGCGATGGCTTCATGCTGCATGTGCTGCACGAGATGCTCGACAAGGGAATTTCCAAGCCCTGCTACGGCATCAACCTGGGAACCGTGGGCTTCCTCATGAACAGCCTCCATGGCGATGCGACCGTCCTCGAACGGATCCACGCTGCGCGGCGCATTCCGGTCAGCCCGCTGCGCATGCACGCCACCACCCAGTCGGGCGAGGAATTCAGCTACTACGCGATCAACGAGGTCTCGCTCCTGCGCGAGACGCGCCAGACCGCCAAGTTGGAGATCCGTATCAACGGACGCGTGCGGATGGGCGAGATGGCGGGCGATGGCATTCTCGTGGCGACGCCGGTCGGTTCGACCGCCTACAACCTCTCCGCCAACGGGCCGATCCTGCCGCTGGGATGCCGCATGCTCGCCCTCACCCCGATCAGCCCCTTCCGCCCGCGCCGCTGGAAGGGCGCGATCCTGCCCGAGAGCGCCGAAGTGGAGTTCCGCATCCGCGAGCCAGGCAAGCGCCCGGTCGCGGCCGTCGCCGACCAGAAGGAAGTGCGCGACGTCCGCACCGTTCGGATAAGCACCTCGACCGAAAGGGAAATGACCCTGCTCTTCGATCCCGGGTTCACCCTCGAGGAACGCATCTTCGCCGAACAATTCCAAGTCTGA